A window of Seriola aureovittata isolate HTS-2021-v1 ecotype China chromosome 17, ASM2101889v1, whole genome shotgun sequence genomic DNA:
GCctatgttatgttatgtaatgttacagatagatagatagatagatagataggtagataggtagataggtagatagatagatagatagatagatagatagatagatagatagatagatagatagatagatagatagatagatagatagatagatagaaggatagcctgatggcagtggtaacaaaggatctcctgaacctctctgttctgcagcgcagtgagatgagacatttgctgcagctgtagctgcttctctgtcctgccagaatgttgtggagaggatggttggaattgtccaagatggcctccatcttacattgcatgcagctctccacaacagtcctgagtgagtccagactcctgccaagcacagacccagtcTCTTCATGTTGGAcgtgctgctgccccagcagactgcagcattaaagagtacactggtcaccactgactgataaaacatgtgcagcatttcactgcagacgtcaaaggacctgagcctcctgaggaaaaagagccggctctgctccttcaggtagatggcatctgtgtttaGGGACCAGTCCTGTTTACTctccaggtgcacacctaggtatttataagtgtgcatcacctcaatgtccttcccccatgttctgttctgttcggttctgttctgttcttggTCACATGTTCCTGAGTCACTATGTTTAGTTAGGCACACTGACATAAAATAGATCCTCTGGTGCTCTGACTCCTGTTTAACTGCAATGAAGTGATGAAGCTTGGTGACACAACCCCTCCTCCCAAACCACCATAAACTACTTACTGCTAAACTCTATTTTCTACTTTTGCTCTCTCTATAGGAGACATGAATGAAGGAGTCATAACGCATTCACATACGTCAATATCAGTTTCGCACttttttaatgagtttgttcattttacatCAGGACTTCATCTCTCTGCTGACAGTAGTAaccataacaataaaaacaaaatacatgatCAGAATCTTCTGCTTCCTTTTCAGCATTAACATTATTACATGTACAAAACTAAACTCTGAgattaaaacatcaaacaaacatttgtgcACAATGTGTCACACATCATCTGCATTGAGTCAGACTCAGTGTCTTTAGTTCAGAGCTTATATTACACTGTTAGGTCAGTAATGTTCTGTCattgtgtatgtactgtatctaAACTCtaatgtgtttgcatttatataaaaacattctGTGTAAAACATCTAAAGAGCAACTCAACACTTTAGCTTCAATATGCTCACTTCACAAAATACACTGAAATCCAACATCACCACATCTGCCACTGTGGGCCTATGAATTATGGGTGACGATGTTAAAGACTGAAGAATGACGAGggctggtttctgtttttacatgttttcatagAGGGGCGTGGCCTAAACTGGGTGACATCACTGAAAAGATTTTCATATGTCTTTGGGTGTGAAGGACAGAGTCGCTGAATTTCATCGACAGAAAGGCAAAGAAGTGTTGATGCAATGGACACAACAAGTAACTGTACATATGATTTATTAACTACACACATTAATGATGAGGTCTAAGTAAGCTGGATGAGAGTGTCAGTAACAGTATTCATGTTTCTCTTGTTCATGGTTTGTCCCTCAGCAGAAACTGGGTGGAGATTTTCTCTGTGTCCGGTCAAACCCTTTGCACAGAGCAGGTAGAGCGTGAGTCAGTACGAAGACCTGTGTGTCTCTACTCGCTGGACGTGTCCGTCTCTGTTTGCGGGCTGAAGGAGTACTCGGCTTTGTGATGCATGATCAGCTTGTTGTTGACAAAGTAAAAACTATCCGAGCGTGTCTCAAACGGGTTGGCGATCATCTCCTCCACTGGacacagcaagagagagagaaggtcgGCAGGAGGTCGTTGTGGTGAGATGGAAGACACGATACCGATTCTACACTAAAACAGCTGCACTTTAACACACAAGCTGTGTCCCGATTCAGGGGTCTCATCCTTCAGCGGCTGCGTCTGCATCACAGCGGCGTGACTAGACTGTCCcttttcaaaggctccttcaaatggCCCGAGGAATGCGTCCTCCTTTTCCTGGGCCAAGACGGATCCAAtgggtggatccttcatggcccaacctatcccaagattcattgcacaatggtaatgaaagcaaacgacactgacagagagcctgaggattacattgttaaatgtaagtattggttttcagctcagttcaacagctaacagtaCGACTGCTAAAACCATTGGCCctaaaacctcaagtttttgtgaaaaaaaagttacatggtgtcaaggttgctaggcaacaggagcccCGCTTTGCGACGCAGCGGTAATGGCAGGAGCGGCTGGTGACGCACAGCGGAAATCCTCAGTAGACCGGGTTAGGGTTAGAACGTTTTGGTCGATCGGTTTGGCCTTCACAGTCTACCGTGGTTATTAAAGACCACACCgagtcctctgaaggatgcggcctctgaattgagacacagcaacagTTTTTATCATCCTTCAGACAATGGAACATCATGAGGCCTTTATTCTGACAACCACtagttccacttcctgtcagtaCTTACATTGATATATATGATTATCATATGATTTTAAGATGTTGGTGCTTTTAACATCATTTCTCTGTCGAGGGGGGGAGAACAAAGTAAAAACTAATAATGTTGGTTTCCCCCTCCCATCACCATTAATACTTCTAGAGAGCGCTGCTTTGCATATAAACAAGGTTTTCATGTTTACCTGCATGATGGTGGgactggtttgtgtgtgtctgttagtgtgAGTCGTACCTGTGTCTGGATCCAGGTCAGGTAAGCAGTAGATGTGCTCACAGGTGTTCCTGCTGTGTGGGATGCAGAAGCCGATCTCAAAGTCAAAGGTCTTGAGCAGGAGGTTTCTGAAGAAGTGTCTCTCGATCAGACGGAAGCGGTTCAGAGCCCTGCTGCCCACTGTGAACTCCAACCTGAGGGACAGGCGACCGACCAATCAGCTCTGAGTAACAACACCTGCATTGGGTTCAAACATGCTTCACAGTCATAACGACTAATGTAAATCATGTGTGCCGCAGTGACTTTGAATAGATATTAGGTTGAAGCAGGAGTGAAGAtttcttcctgcagctctgtcttcTAGAAATCACATTTCTATACAACAGCAAATCAgttttatatgaaatataatctCTGCCATCTGAGAGACCAGGTTCACgtccagagaccaggttcatatccagagaccaggttcacatccagagaccaggttcacatccagagaccaggttcacatctcAGAAAtcaggttcacatccagagaccaggttcacatccagagaccaggttcacatctcagagaccaggttcacatccagagaccaggttcacatctcagagaccaggttcacatccagagatcAGGTTCACATctcagagaccaggttcacatccagaggcCTGTCTGTCAACAGCTGTCAACAAAAGCTCTTTGATTAAGGTCAGTGAAAGATGGAGGTTCAGgttgaatgtaaataaacaggttgtgAACCTTTTCTGTATTAAATCAAACCAGGATCTTTAACCTGAACCAGCagctgtgagagtctgaacagaaccataaGCCAGTTTGTCAGTTTCTGACAGTTTCTATTACATCAGTACTCAGTTATATTACTCAGTAACaactcagtagttattactataTATGAGTACTAATTACATGTGTACTAAACTTAGATTTTTGTGTCAGAAGACCTGAAGTAAGAGCTAAAAACCTCTGTAAATGTAACTAGTTGCTGTGGATATGTCTCTGGGTCAGGTAACATGTGTGGTGTATACAAACTGGTCtcacaacagtttttttttcaggtaaaCAAGAGGTTTGAATCTATTGATTTTGTGTACATCAACACAAATTGTCTGCTTTTATCCAGACAGTCAGCACAACTTAGTTtgtggaaatataaatatatttaatgttgGGATTCCTGTTCATTTTTAGGGACACAAAAATATCCAATTTGCTAATTTGAGTGAGTACAGCCTGATTAAACTTTTTCctggttatgtttaggcactGACAGGCGCATTACATCATAACGTAATATCAGGTTAGTGAGCGGTAGTGTTCAcactgacttcagacacaacgtgtttatgtatatttaaCATATAATATTTAACATACGTTTCCATTTCATGTTGATTGACATGGACAACATGGACAATTCATGTTCAGGTAAAGAAAATCAATAGATTAAATTAGATGAGTCTGTTTCTTCTTGAGATTTTCCATCACCAACAACATCTGGGGATGTAAAGGATGGTTCCTGCATTCACACGGTCAGTCACAGCAGTTCATccaacagaataaaatatgttGGACTTACGTGGCTCCTATCTCCCTGAGGGTCAGGAAGGCAGGGGAGAAGTAGTACCTGATGAATCTGCTTGTATCAAGTTCAATGACGTCTTGAATttctgcagaaaagaaaaagaaaaagaagaaaagaggcgATGACAAAGATGATTATGACCATGATGCTCCACTGTCATATAAGCATTGTAGAGTTCGTAGTCCTGCAACATTCAGCAGCTGTCTTACATCTGCACAGCACTGCTACTGGTTCCCACTGGGCTTCAGTGTTGAGTTTGTGCTGTAGATAAAGATGGCTGAAGCCATGTTTGAACCCTCCTGCAGCAACAGACCCACACTGACTCCACtctcaacattaacattaaaacattacagAAACCATTGATGAACCATCCACtgaggagaggtcagaggtcacacatCATGAGAACAGGCTCATCTCTGACAGTGACGACAGCTAGAGATTCGCTGTCCAAGGAAGCCCTACTTGGCTCCACAGCAGTAAACATTACTGTACTACTGACTGACAAAACCATCGACCGCCCATGCTGTGACAGAAATATCTCCATGCAGGTACATTCCCGTCACagtttatgaatatttataatccccagaggatgatttCTAATGATGACTCTCTGACCTTCGCTTTAACAGATCTGTTCCATGAGAAATGATCTTCAATACTAGTGGCTGGATTTTGATGAAATttgtcattaatatttattGTCCCTGGAGAATTAATCACGGTGTATTTTGTGAACCTCTGACCTCATGTGCATCAACACCTACTGAatgaaatatgaacattttacaCGAGATATCGTTCCTCGTAATCAGTGTGTGAGTTGTCGTCAGCTCTTTTTACTTAAAGGCTAGAGTCACACGTTGTCCAGTCCATGTGAAAACGATACTCACATTGTCCTGTGTAAAGATGCATGTTAAAGTTCAGCCTCAGATAATATAGCTTTCCAGTGAACAGAGCTAATCAGGTTGTTATCCGAGTATCACAGACTTTAGCAGCCTCAAATGTGAGaggaaaaaggtgaaaaatacCTGTTGGACGGTGTTTCTTGATGTCCAGGATGACTGCTCCACTGCTCAGGTCCCTGATCTTGAAGCGGGAGAAGTTCACGTTGTAGATGTTGTCCTCTGGAGAACACAGGTACTCTGCCACACATCCAACCAACAACAGCTGAAAATTCACCTCTTCACAATTGACGTATACTTTATATTGCATTGAATTAAAGAAGCTGCACAGGTGAGATTATCTTAGTATCCCATAATTCACAGTAATGATGatcatgtgaatgtgaatgtaaaatgtaaaatgtaaaatgtgaatgttaATTTGACTGTAACGtgaatgttaatgtaaatataaggatactgagagaagaagaagagcaggcTGAGCACACCCTAACCGTTGTTACCTTGAGTATGgttaaacacagaggaagaacacCTGATGTCAGAGATGATTCACCCTGACAGAGAATCCCACAACACAAAAAACCACTAGTTTGATGAGGACAAGTGTCAAGAATGAAACATAGaacacatcacaaacacaccactgaGACGGCTTGACTTTGAAATGAGCTTGTGGACGACATGGCTACAGGATCAGGAGATCTGAGGTCAGTGGAGACTTGTGGCTCAGCCCTGAATTATgatcaatacaatacaataccaCCAgcaccatttaaaaaaaaccaccaCAGCACacattagaataaataaaaaaacacgaCAAAAACTCTAGTTGTGAATAAACACTCAGCCAGTGTTTGAAATCAGAGCTAATGAGTAAATGTTCATCATTAGCTGCCACTGAAGGAGTTAACTGGGTGAGGTTACATCAAGTACACAGGGTTAGTGCAGATTTCAAGACTTTAGCCATGTCTGAAACACATTTCTTACATCTAAGACAGAAACCCTGAAGTTCTTGAACTCATCATGAGCTGTCACAGACtctacaacagttttcaacatgCTGGGTTTTTCTCCTGCCATTAATTTGCCCAGGTTGGAAAATACCCCAGATAAGAAGTCAGAACggtcatttcattcaaaataaaaacctgcgTCGGCCTACAGAGCCACAGCCCTGACCCACAGGAGCTCAGCAGCACAGCTGACACCTGTCCTGATTTCCCcacccacctccacacacaaagacaagaTCTTTAAGCTTTCAGGGAGCAGGAAACACCAGGAGAAAGGTTTGCACTGTCAAATGTAACTGTACCGAAACTCTGTCCTCACTTCACTGAGGACGACACAGCCCATATACTCATATGATTTAGACACACCAGGGAGACAGCTCCTGGTCACACCTGAGGCACACCTGAGAGAGAGGCCAGAGCCTGCTGTATCCACTAACACAAGAGTGACAAGGTCAGAGAGTCCAGTCCAGACGGACTGAGCATGTGAGAAGGAAACAGACTATGATAACAACGAGAGAGTAAAAAGATGATTCATGTGTTTAACTTGGTAGATATGTTACATATAGGCTACGGTGAGTTCATGTTAGTAGCAACAGGGTCATACATTAGTGTTGTGGTTTCAAACAGCCAGAGTTTACAATCTATATCTATGAATCTATAATTGTGTTCAGTGAACAGGGAGAGCAGCTCTCCACCGTTTTGGGCTTTGTGTCAGTGTCCAGACCAAAAGCAGCTAAAGGactctgagactgagagaaaccagattctctggtctgatgagatcAGGACTGAGctgtttcctccagacatgatgCTGAGAGCTGATcatccttctggaagtttctccatctccacacaggagctgtgcagctcagagagaccatcaggttcttggtctcctctcttctccctgatgtctcagttagtccaggtccagctctagaggagtcctggtggttccagacttcttcatgtcagaatgatggagaccgctgttcttctcaggaaccttcagtgcagcagaaatgtttctgagcctggacacagtcctgtctctgagctctgcagcagctccttcctcctcatggtttctgctctgatctgtttgtcagctgtgaggcctgatatagacaggtgtgtgtcttttacACATCacgtccaatcagctgagttcaccacaggtggactccagtcaaggtggagaaacatctcagagatgatgcagagaaatggaggaacctgagctacATTAACAGAGTCacagtaaagtgtctgaatacttatgtcaatgtgatatttcagtttttactttttaatacatttgcaaaaaaaatctaaaattcagttttgaCTTTGTTATTATTGGGTTTGTGTGTAGATTGACTTTAGCAACAGGCTGCAACATGTGAACGAAgtgaagggtctgaatacttcctgaatGCTCtgtgtaaaaacactcagatccttatatctatctatctgatgTTTCACATGCTGAGGAACCGGTTGTATAAAGCTGACTCACCCTTAGTGTAACTGTTCAGCCTTAAGACATGTTGCGGGGTTACTGGTTCACCTGGTGTCCATTCATCCACCACCTCcccttcctctgcttcacccAGTGCAGCCCCCCCTGACATAAACCCGTTCCAATCCTCCATGCCTCCATCGACCACCATATCTTCATCcgtctcccctccctcctcctcctgctgctcttcactttCCCCATTCTGTATCTGGCACTCCTCCTCGCCATTTCCTGTCGTGGTTTCTTCCTGGCTCTCCATCTGGCATCACCAACTCCTGCTTCTATCAGGCAAATATTCTGATTGAATCAGGCCCAATTTGTTAAAAGTGTCTGTTTGCAAAGTGTGGGACTGCGACTGCAGAGGATATAATCCACAGATCAGCTCTGACACTGAGGCGGCTGGTGTCTAAACTGATTATGTCAGTCTGGATTTGGCAATCTGAGTCAATCCCTCATTAAACATGGACACAGGCCACGGCAGCAGCCGATGGCCGAAGAGCCACGAGCACATACGAGACATTTCGTCAATGTGCACTTTTCTACTCCGCTCCATAATAACAATCATTAGACTGTGACGAAAATGAAACAATGCACAAACAGTCTGACAAAACACATCTAcacaatcatttttaaatgtcttatttgtacctttattttgaatagaGTGGAAACCATTTATACTGATGACGTCTGTGCGAGGCCGGGCTGCATCTGCTCAgttttctacatttacattgGTCAGCAGATATTTAAGTGAATGTAATTCATCACCACATGAGGGACCTCTGTGGTCGTCTATGGAATCACAATCAGGTCTTCCTGTCCCTCTGGTTTCCCTGTGAATCTGAACACTCATAATCTAAATCACAGCTCTCACAAACAACTGGCTTCTCTCCACTGACCTTAAACCACCTTTTTTGCAGCCTCCCACTGTGATCTGGCTTCAATGTTACTGTATAAATGTTTGATGATGTGTAATTTGGACTTTGGAGCTGATGGTATCTGGACCACCTGTATTTGAATACAGTGATGGATGGATC
This region includes:
- the unc119.2 gene encoding protein unc-119 homolog A, translated to MESQEETTTGNGEEECQIQNGESEEQQEEEGGETDEDMVVDGGMEDWNGFMSGGAALGEAEEGEVVDEWTPGEPVTPQHVLRLNSYTKEYLCSPEDNIYNVNFSRFKIRDLSSGAVILDIKKHRPTEIQDVIELDTSRFIRYYFSPAFLTLREIGATLEFTVGSRALNRFRLIERHFFRNLLLKTFDFEIGFCIPHSRNTCEHIYCLPDLDPDTVEEMIANPFETRSDSFYFVNNKLIMHHKAEYSFSPQTETDTSSE